A region from the Melioribacter roseus P3M-2 genome encodes:
- the tsf gene encoding translation elongation factor Ts produces the protein MAISAAQVKELREKTGAGMLDCKKALEESNGDFEKAIEILRKKGAAVAAKRAERTASEGLILTKVFDNGKSAAILEVNCETDFVAKSDDFVKFAENALELLLEHKPENVDALLNLSKDGKTLKDALNDITGKIGEKIEISRFDIVNVENGLIVDYIHHGSKLGVLLAAENVPEDKKEDLAVIMKDIAMQIAAMKPLTIYREEVDKDVVEKELEIYKEVARKEGKPEQVLEKIATGKLNKFYEENCLVEQVFVKDNAKKVGALIDEFNKANGSQVKLKTFRRYHTSDEKK, from the coding sequence ATGGCTATTAGCGCTGCACAAGTTAAAGAGTTAAGAGAAAAAACCGGCGCCGGTATGCTCGATTGCAAAAAAGCTCTCGAGGAGTCCAACGGCGATTTTGAAAAGGCTATCGAAATTTTGCGTAAAAAAGGAGCTGCCGTTGCTGCAAAAAGAGCGGAAAGAACAGCCAGCGAAGGTTTGATTCTTACAAAGGTATTCGATAACGGTAAATCCGCCGCTATTCTTGAAGTTAATTGTGAAACCGATTTTGTCGCAAAGAGCGACGATTTTGTAAAATTTGCGGAAAACGCGCTCGAACTTTTGCTCGAGCATAAACCCGAAAACGTAGATGCGTTATTGAATCTTTCGAAAGACGGCAAAACGCTCAAAGACGCGCTTAACGATATTACGGGAAAAATAGGCGAGAAAATCGAAATTTCAAGATTCGATATCGTTAACGTCGAAAACGGTTTGATTGTCGACTATATTCATCACGGCTCGAAATTGGGCGTTTTATTAGCCGCTGAAAATGTTCCTGAAGACAAGAAAGAAGATCTCGCTGTTATTATGAAAGATATTGCTATGCAAATTGCGGCAATGAAACCCTTGACAATTTACCGCGAAGAAGTTGACAAAGACGTAGTAGAAAAGGAACTCGAAATTTACAAAGAAGTGGCTCGTAAAGAAGGCAAACCCGAACAGGTGCTCGAAAAAATTGCAACCGGTAAATTGAATAAATTCTACGAAGAAAACTGCCTCGTAGAGCAGGTCTTTGTTAAAGACAACGCCAAGAAAGTCGGCGCTTTAATCGATGAATTCAACAAAGCCAACGGCTCTCAGGTAAAATTGAAGACTTTCAGAAGATATCACACGAGCGACGAAAAAAAATAA
- the frr gene encoding ribosome recycling factor, with amino-acid sequence MNTHPVIKDAKNRMDKSIEAFRSEIAKIRTGKATTALLDGIKVEYYGSMSPLNQVANVTVLDAHTLSITPWDKSVIGAIEKAIMTADLGLNPVNDGTNIKVPIPPLTEERRKELVKLVKKFGEDAKIALRNVRRDANDHLKKMEKNKEITEDQLKDLEKEVQKVTDEHIAKVDEMIKHKEKEIMQV; translated from the coding sequence ATGAATACACATCCAGTAATTAAAGACGCCAAAAACAGAATGGATAAGAGCATAGAAGCGTTCAGAAGCGAGATAGCCAAAATAAGAACGGGCAAAGCTACAACTGCGCTCCTCGACGGCATTAAGGTTGAATATTACGGCTCCATGTCTCCTCTAAACCAGGTGGCTAACGTAACGGTTTTGGACGCGCACACTCTTTCGATTACGCCCTGGGATAAGTCCGTTATCGGAGCCATCGAAAAAGCCATTATGACCGCAGACCTCGGTTTGAATCCCGTTAACGACGGCACCAATATCAAAGTTCCTATTCCTCCTTTAACCGAGGAAAGGAGAAAAGAATTGGTTAAACTCGTTAAAAAATTCGGCGAGGACGCCAAAATAGCTCTTCGAAACGTTAGACGAGACGCTAACGACCATCTGAAAAAAATGGAAAAGAACAAAGAAATTACTGAAGACCAATTAAAAGACCTCGAAAAAGAAGTACAAAAAGTCACCGATGAACATATCGCCAAGGTTGATGAAATGATCAAGCATAAAGAAAAAGAAATTATGCAGGTATAA
- the rpsB gene encoding 30S ribosomal protein S2, producing the protein MSKIGLTDLIEAGAHFGHLTRRWNPKMKPYIFMEKNGIHIIDLKKTQEAIEQAKQAMLDLVSQGKRVLFVGTKKQAKGIIAEEAKRCEANWVSERWLGGMLTNFATIRKSVKRLQNIDKMESDGTFEKITKKERLKLSRERDKLRKVLDGVETMTRLPGALFVVDVKKEDIAVKEANRLNIPVFAIVDTNCDPDPIDYVIPANDDASRAIEIITKAIADAVIEGNAKAKELKAQEAAEKEREKKVTETEEEKDEKPKKPRIRKVKFDNKNEKKSDTVQASDTQKEDEAKEEKSEESSNEETEN; encoded by the coding sequence ATGTCTAAGATTGGTCTTACCGATTTAATCGAAGCTGGCGCCCATTTCGGGCACTTAACCCGTCGTTGGAATCCCAAAATGAAACCCTACATCTTCATGGAGAAGAATGGGATTCATATTATCGACCTTAAAAAAACTCAGGAAGCCATAGAACAAGCCAAGCAGGCAATGCTCGATTTGGTCTCCCAGGGTAAAAGAGTTCTTTTTGTGGGCACTAAAAAGCAAGCGAAAGGAATTATTGCCGAAGAAGCAAAAAGATGCGAAGCAAATTGGGTAAGCGAAAGATGGCTCGGCGGTATGCTCACAAACTTTGCCACTATTCGCAAAAGCGTTAAACGCCTTCAGAATATCGACAAAATGGAAAGCGACGGCACGTTCGAAAAAATCACTAAAAAAGAACGTCTTAAACTGTCGCGCGAAAGAGACAAGCTCCGCAAAGTATTGGACGGCGTCGAAACTATGACGCGGCTCCCCGGCGCTCTTTTCGTAGTCGACGTTAAAAAAGAAGACATTGCCGTTAAAGAAGCCAACAGACTCAACATTCCTGTCTTTGCGATAGTGGACACTAATTGCGATCCCGATCCGATCGATTATGTTATTCCGGCTAACGACGACGCATCACGCGCCATCGAAATAATAACAAAAGCAATTGCCGACGCGGTAATTGAAGGCAATGCAAAAGCGAAAGAACTGAAAGCTCAGGAAGCCGCCGAAAAAGAACGCGAAAAGAAAGTTACCGAAACCGAAGAAGAAAAAGACGAAAAACCGAAAAAACCGCGTATCAGAAAAGTAAAATTCGACAATAAAAACGAAAAGAAATCCGATACCGTACAAGCTTCCGATACTCAAAAAGAAGACGAAGCCAAAGAAGAAAAATCTGAAGAATCGTCAAACGAAGAAACCGAAAATTAA
- a CDS encoding 1,9-bis(guanidino)-5-aza-nonane synthase has product MAQKKDYLKEIIKHIDIKQHNVVPLVEAMESMAFSARDLNRAAKIYEKMLTDKDCTVILTLAGSLFSAGLKKVVHDLIANNMVDVIVSTGAIMVDQDFFEALGFKHYIGSPYVDDNELRELHIDRIYDTFIDEDELRICDDTTAKIFDSLEPRPYSSRELLWHFGKYLEDNGGPKVDDSVIYAAYKNNVPIFVPAFSDCSAGFGIVMHQHNNPENHVSFDSGKDFYELTQIKLKSKETGIFMIGGGVPKNFTQDIVVAADILREDAPMHKYAIQITVADVRDGALSSSTLKEASSWGKVETTYEQMVYSEATLAMPLIAGYAYHKGVWKNRERKELQKLFLKENVSVK; this is encoded by the coding sequence ATGGCACAGAAAAAAGATTATTTGAAAGAAATAATCAAACATATCGACATTAAGCAACATAATGTCGTACCGTTAGTAGAAGCAATGGAGTCGATGGCATTCAGCGCCAGAGACCTCAACCGCGCGGCGAAAATCTACGAAAAAATGCTTACCGATAAAGATTGTACCGTCATCCTCACACTCGCCGGCAGTCTGTTCAGCGCCGGTCTGAAAAAAGTTGTTCACGATCTGATTGCAAATAACATGGTCGACGTAATCGTGTCGACCGGAGCTATAATGGTGGATCAGGACTTTTTCGAAGCGCTCGGATTCAAACACTATATCGGTTCTCCGTATGTAGACGACAACGAACTGCGCGAGCTTCATATCGACAGAATATACGACACATTCATCGACGAAGACGAACTCAGAATTTGCGACGATACGACCGCTAAAATTTTCGACAGTCTGGAACCGCGACCGTATTCTTCCCGCGAGTTGTTGTGGCATTTCGGAAAATATCTGGAAGACAACGGCGGTCCAAAAGTGGACGACAGCGTTATCTATGCCGCTTACAAAAACAATGTGCCGATTTTCGTACCGGCGTTTTCGGATTGCTCTGCCGGCTTCGGAATTGTTATGCATCAGCATAACAATCCGGAAAATCACGTGTCTTTCGATTCGGGAAAGGACTTTTACGAATTGACTCAAATAAAACTGAAAAGCAAGGAAACCGGCATATTTATGATTGGCGGCGGAGTGCCGAAAAACTTTACGCAGGATATCGTCGTAGCAGCGGACATTCTTCGGGAAGACGCCCCGATGCATAAATACGCGATTCAAATTACCGTAGCCGACGTAAGAGACGGAGCTCTATCCAGTTCGACTCTCAAAGAAGCAAGTTCCTGGGGCAAAGTGGAAACCACTTACGAACAGATGGTTTATTCGGAAGCCACGCTTGCAATGCCTCTTATCGCCGGGTACGCATATCACAAGGGCGTATGGAAAAACAGAGAGAGGAAAGAATTGCAGAAATTGTTCCTCAAAGAAAACGTATCTGTTAAATAA
- the rpsI gene encoding 30S ribosomal protein S9, whose protein sequence is MADKIFVGRRKNSVARVFLRSGSGKVTVNEREFENYFPQKEHRDNILLPFVVTETLGKYDVFANTNGGGISGQSEAIRLGIARALEAINPDFRPLLKAEGLLKRDPRMVERKKYGQKKARKRFQFSKR, encoded by the coding sequence ATGGCAGATAAAATTTTCGTAGGACGCAGAAAAAATTCAGTTGCCAGAGTATTTCTGAGAAGCGGCTCCGGAAAAGTAACGGTTAACGAGAGGGAATTCGAAAATTATTTCCCGCAAAAAGAACACAGAGACAATATCCTCCTTCCGTTTGTTGTGACCGAAACTCTCGGTAAATACGACGTTTTTGCCAATACTAACGGAGGCGGCATTTCAGGACAATCCGAAGCAATCCGTCTGGGAATTGCTCGCGCTCTGGAGGCGATTAATCCCGATTTCAGACCGTTGCTCAAAGCCGAAGGCCTTCTCAAAAGAGACCCCAGAATGGTCGAACGCAAGAAATACGGTCAGAAAAAAGCACGTAAAAGATTTCAATTTTCTAAGAGATAA
- the rplM gene encoding 50S ribosomal protein L13 — protein sequence MKQEKITKFIKSEDAEKKWYIVDAKDQVLGRLAAKVASIIRGKHKPVFTPNMDTGDFVIVINADKIKVTGKREQLKTYFRHSLYPGGAKITSFSDLLAKKPEYVIEHAVKGMLPKNRLGRKLAKKLKVYAGEEHPHKAQKPEVISL from the coding sequence TTGAAGCAGGAGAAAATAACAAAATTTATTAAATCCGAGGATGCGGAGAAAAAGTGGTATATAGTCGACGCCAAAGACCAGGTGCTTGGCAGGTTGGCAGCCAAAGTTGCAAGCATTATCCGCGGTAAGCACAAACCGGTATTTACGCCGAATATGGATACCGGCGATTTTGTGATTGTTATTAACGCCGATAAGATTAAGGTGACCGGTAAAAGAGAACAACTCAAGACATATTTTCGCCACTCGTTGTATCCCGGCGGCGCCAAAATTACAAGCTTTTCCGATTTATTGGCAAAGAAACCGGAATATGTTATTGAGCATGCGGTCAAGGGAATGCTCCCAAAAAATCGCCTGGGAAGAAAGCTGGCTAAGAAATTAAAAGTCTATGCCGGCGAAGAGCATCCTCATAAAGCACAAAAACCAGAAGTAATTAGTTTATAA
- a CDS encoding RapZ C-terminal domain-containing protein: protein MSAEKILKDLYGKEFNDNRVEISQLPPSGSARKYYRLNDGNKTLIGVYNEDVAENNAFFYLTGKFKNLGLNVPEIYSVDKRKKYYLLEDLGDITLYSLLNKKRKGKIIPSDIIDLYKRAVEELSKFQVLSKDKIDFNKCYPRKSFDELSMKWDLNYFKYYFLKPVGVLFDEDKLEKDFNNFVAYLSKAGGDYFMYRDFNSRNIMIKNEDLCFIDYQGGRKGPLQYDIASLLYDSKADLNDDLRTELLNHYLKSVRKLENIRRADFMKYYYEFVLLRLIQMFGAYGNRGFFEGKAHFLQSIPYAAKNLESILNKIKISRKIPELFRVLNEITRDKKLQEYKWNAGHKDLIVRVYSFSYRYKMPYDISGNGGGFVFDCRAIPNPGKIEKYKHLTGRNKKVADFLKSQPAAIKFLNESINMVEQIVENYIERGWRDLMVCYGCTGGQHRSVFCAESLARHLKKKYKVKVILKHTRLPL from the coding sequence ATGAGTGCAGAAAAAATATTGAAAGACTTATATGGAAAAGAATTCAATGACAACCGCGTAGAAATTTCTCAGCTGCCCCCATCCGGTTCCGCGAGAAAATATTACAGGTTGAACGACGGTAATAAAACATTAATCGGCGTATATAACGAAGACGTTGCCGAGAATAATGCGTTTTTTTATTTGACCGGAAAATTCAAAAACCTCGGTTTGAACGTACCCGAAATTTATTCCGTCGACAAAAGAAAAAAATATTATTTGCTGGAAGACCTCGGCGATATAACCTTGTATTCTTTATTGAATAAAAAAAGAAAAGGTAAAATTATACCGTCGGATATTATCGATTTATATAAGAGAGCGGTAGAAGAGCTCTCGAAGTTTCAGGTTCTGTCAAAAGATAAAATTGATTTTAATAAATGTTATCCGCGCAAATCGTTCGATGAATTGTCGATGAAATGGGACCTGAACTATTTCAAATACTACTTCCTTAAACCGGTCGGCGTTTTATTCGACGAAGATAAACTTGAAAAGGATTTCAATAATTTTGTAGCGTACCTTTCCAAAGCCGGCGGCGATTATTTTATGTACAGAGATTTTAATTCGCGTAATATTATGATAAAGAACGAAGACCTCTGTTTTATCGATTATCAGGGAGGACGGAAAGGCCCGTTGCAATACGATATCGCTTCTCTGCTGTACGATTCAAAAGCCGACTTGAACGATGATTTGAGAACGGAATTGTTAAACCATTATCTCAAATCCGTTAGGAAATTGGAGAATATTAGGCGCGCGGATTTTATGAAATATTATTACGAGTTCGTTCTTTTACGTCTCATTCAAATGTTCGGAGCTTACGGCAACCGCGGATTTTTCGAAGGTAAAGCCCATTTTTTGCAAAGCATTCCCTATGCCGCTAAAAATCTCGAATCGATTTTGAATAAAATTAAAATCTCTCGTAAAATCCCCGAACTGTTCAGGGTTCTCAATGAAATAACACGCGACAAGAAACTGCAAGAATATAAATGGAACGCGGGGCACAAAGACCTGATTGTCCGCGTTTACAGTTTTTCGTACAGATATAAAATGCCCTACGACATAAGCGGCAACGGCGGCGGATTTGTTTTCGACTGCAGAGCTATTCCGAATCCCGGCAAAATTGAAAAGTACAAACATCTTACGGGGCGCAATAAGAAAGTAGCCGACTTTCTGAAGTCGCAGCCGGCGGCAATTAAATTCTTAAACGAATCGATTAATATGGTCGAGCAGATCGTGGAGAATTATATTGAGCGCGGCTGGCGCGATTTGATGGTTTGCTACGGTTGTACGGGCGGTCAGCATCGATCTGTCTTTTGCGCCGAAAGCCTTGCCCGTCATCTGAAAAAAAAATATAAAGTAAAAGTTATTCTTAAACATACACGGTTGCCCTTGTAA
- a CDS encoding outer membrane protein — translation MLRKLIALFFAVVMTSGIYAQTIAIGPQLGYHKSEDAEGSVMLGAAGRFYLARSLALEASINYRTEEYDGGALKTTMYPVMVSGMLYFFPLLYGTVGAGWYNTKIDYAEEFNLLGLRDETKSEFGYHIGLGAELGIGNLILTGDVRYVFLDLKLDRLPGINEFKNNFYIITAGVLFEL, via the coding sequence ATGCTTCGGAAATTGATCGCACTGTTTTTTGCAGTTGTTATGACGTCCGGAATTTATGCTCAGACCATTGCAATCGGTCCTCAACTCGGTTATCACAAGTCGGAAGACGCTGAAGGCTCGGTTATGCTGGGGGCTGCCGGCAGATTCTATCTTGCGCGTTCGCTGGCTCTCGAAGCTTCTATTAATTACCGTACCGAAGAATACGATGGCGGAGCGCTCAAAACCACCATGTATCCTGTAATGGTTAGCGGCATGCTCTATTTCTTCCCTCTTTTATACGGCACAGTCGGGGCGGGATGGTACAATACTAAAATCGATTATGCCGAGGAATTCAATTTACTGGGACTCCGGGACGAGACCAAGAGCGAGTTCGGTTATCATATCGGCTTAGGCGCCGAATTGGGAATTGGAAATTTGATACTTACTGGCGATGTCAGATACGTTTTTCTCGATTTGAAACTCGACCGGCTGCCCGGTATAAACGAATTTAAAAATAATTTTTATATTATTACTGCTGGAGTTCTTTTCGAACTCTGA
- a CDS encoding nucleotidyltransferase family protein: MEAFILAAGLGTRLRPLTDTKPKALVEIKGVPLLDIVIRKLINAGFTRIVINVHHFAGQIISFLNSRKNYGVDIIISDESDKLLDTGGGLKKAAIYFTGKNPVLVHNVDILSGVDLKEFYRLHIEENNLITLAVQKRKSSRYFLFDEEKNLYGWMNEKTGEKKIVREPEGKTERLAFNGIHVVHPEVFNYFPEREIFSLVEFYLELASQKNLPERNKISYIEHTDSLFMDLGRIENLKKAERYL, translated from the coding sequence ATGGAAGCGTTTATTTTGGCTGCGGGTCTCGGCACTAGATTGCGCCCGCTTACGGACACAAAACCTAAGGCGCTCGTCGAGATTAAAGGCGTTCCTCTGCTCGATATTGTAATCCGTAAATTGATCAATGCCGGTTTTACCCGAATTGTTATTAATGTACACCATTTTGCGGGACAAATTATCAGCTTCCTTAATTCCAGGAAGAATTACGGCGTTGATATCATAATTTCCGATGAATCGGACAAATTGCTCGACACAGGCGGCGGATTGAAAAAAGCCGCTATTTATTTCACAGGTAAAAATCCCGTGCTCGTCCACAATGTCGACATCCTTTCCGGCGTCGATCTTAAAGAGTTTTACCGGCTTCATATCGAAGAGAATAATTTAATAACGCTTGCGGTTCAAAAGCGAAAGTCGAGCAGGTATTTCCTCTTTGACGAAGAGAAAAATTTATACGGCTGGATGAATGAAAAGACAGGCGAAAAAAAGATTGTTCGTGAGCCTGAAGGCAAAACCGAACGTTTGGCTTTCAACGGTATTCATGTGGTTCATCCTGAAGTTTTTAACTATTTCCCCGAAAGGGAAATCTTCTCGCTTGTTGAATTCTATCTGGAACTCGCATCGCAAAAAAATTTACCCGAAAGAAATAAAATTAGCTATATTGAACATACCGATTCTCTTTTCATGGATCTGGGCAGAATTGAAAACCTGAAGAAAGCGGAGCGCTATTTATAA
- a CDS encoding YhcH/YjgK/YiaL family protein: MILDQIKHAELYYPLGENFRKAFEFLKSSDLENIDEGKYDIDGENVFAVVQNYDTKPRTAGKWEAHKRYADIQYIVSGKEKIGFSFPTKMIVTEDYNPDKDLMFLKGEGEFLVLENGHFAVFFPTDIHMPGIAVNLSTPVKKVVVKVKVSE, encoded by the coding sequence ATGATACTCGATCAAATTAAACACGCAGAACTCTATTACCCGCTGGGAGAAAATTTTCGAAAAGCTTTTGAATTCTTAAAAAGCAGCGATCTTGAAAATATCGATGAAGGCAAATACGATATTGACGGCGAAAATGTGTTTGCAGTCGTGCAAAATTACGACACAAAACCCAGAACGGCAGGCAAATGGGAAGCGCATAAAAGATATGCGGACATACAGTATATTGTTTCCGGAAAAGAAAAAATCGGATTTTCTTTCCCTACAAAAATGATTGTGACGGAAGACTACAATCCTGATAAAGATTTGATGTTTCTGAAAGGCGAGGGCGAGTTCTTGGTTCTCGAAAACGGTCATTTTGCCGTCTTTTTTCCGACCGACATTCATATGCCGGGAATTGCGGTAAATCTTTCGACTCCGGTCAAAAAAGTTGTTGTGAAAGTTAAAGTGAGCGAATAA
- the pyrH gene encoding UMP kinase translates to MAELKYKRILLKLSGESLMGAHSYGIDPEILNYFADEIIKVHNLGVQIGLVIGGGNIYRGLNASSQGIDRVTGDQMGMLATIINSLALQNTLEKKGVYTRLMSAIKMEEIAEPYIRRRAIRHLEKGRIVIFGAGTGHPYFSTDTAATLRAVEIEADAIFKGTRVDGVFDSDPEKNPNANMFDKISYMDVLQNNLRVMDLTAISLCRENNLPIIVFNMDKTDNLYKIITGEQIGTSVGNY, encoded by the coding sequence ATGGCGGAATTAAAATACAAAAGAATTCTACTCAAGCTCAGCGGCGAATCCCTCATGGGCGCTCATTCATACGGTATCGACCCCGAAATACTAAATTATTTTGCCGATGAAATTATAAAGGTGCATAATCTCGGCGTGCAAATCGGCTTGGTTATAGGCGGAGGCAATATTTACAGAGGTTTGAACGCGTCTTCTCAGGGTATCGACAGAGTTACGGGCGATCAGATGGGGATGCTTGCAACCATTATAAATTCGCTAGCGCTCCAGAATACGCTCGAAAAAAAGGGCGTTTATACGCGACTGATGAGCGCTATTAAAATGGAAGAAATTGCCGAGCCTTATATAAGACGCCGGGCAATTCGTCATCTCGAGAAGGGAAGAATCGTCATTTTCGGAGCCGGCACAGGGCATCCGTATTTCAGCACCGATACCGCCGCTACTCTTCGCGCTGTGGAAATCGAAGCCGACGCAATATTCAAAGGCACTCGTGTCGACGGCGTTTTCGATTCGGACCCCGAAAAAAATCCGAATGCGAATATGTTCGACAAAATATCTTATATGGATGTTCTGCAGAATAATCTGAGAGTAATGGATCTAACCGCCATCAGTTTGTGCAGAGAAAATAATTTGCCTATAATTGTGTTTAATATGGATAAAACCGATAATCTTTACAAGATTATTACCGGCGAACAAATAGGCACTTCTGTCGGAAATTATTAA
- a CDS encoding CocE/NonD family hydrolase, whose amino-acid sequence MKRLALFLLFILTCGSFSSAQGKEWIKEHYTKKEYRIPMRDGIKLFTAVYTPRDTTKEYPILMVRTPYRAAPYGEENYPNALGPNKAFAEEGYIFVFQDVRGKFMSEGEFVNMRPYIPDKKSKNDVDETTDTYDTIDWLVKNLKHNNGRVGIWGISYPGFYAAMSLIDSHPALKAVSPQAPIADWFIGDDMHHNGAFSLSMSFNFFKTFDQPRDSLTTTWKTIEPYDSPDMYTFFLNLGPLKNINEKFFHGSLPFWNQIMEHGAYDEFWKTRNILPHFKNTKPAVLIVGGWYDSEDLYGPLNIYRSIEEKNPSNDCRLIMGPWSHGGWARSDGNSFGDFLFPDSTSKFYNDSIIFPFFNYYLKDKGRLELPEVLTYRTGSDKWIGYKKFPPDESRLSSLYLGNNGSLLWEKPTEDVLLYDEFVSDPFNPVPYTSKFYDSRRMYNRTYMSEDQRFADARPDVLTYSTEPLDEDYTISGPIDVDIYVSTSGTDADWVVKIIDVYPYDEEDGRDSEIEYGGYQRLIRYEIMRGKFRNSYEKPEPFVPNKITNVGFRLNDIDHTFRKGHRIMIQIQSSFFPFFDRNPQKFVDIYNATEDDFQKAVHRVYFGKKYPSHIKFHTIK is encoded by the coding sequence ATGAAGAGATTAGCTTTATTCTTATTGTTTATTCTTACCTGCGGCAGCTTTAGTTCAGCTCAAGGCAAAGAGTGGATTAAAGAACACTACACAAAAAAAGAATATCGAATACCGATGCGGGACGGTATTAAACTATTTACGGCGGTTTATACTCCGCGGGATACTACCAAAGAGTATCCGATTCTAATGGTGCGGACGCCTTACAGAGCAGCGCCTTACGGAGAGGAAAATTATCCGAATGCGCTCGGTCCCAATAAAGCTTTTGCAGAAGAAGGATATATTTTCGTTTTTCAGGATGTGCGCGGTAAATTTATGAGCGAGGGCGAATTCGTAAATATGCGTCCGTATATACCGGATAAAAAAAGCAAAAACGACGTCGACGAAACAACAGACACTTACGACACGATCGATTGGCTTGTCAAAAATCTAAAGCATAATAACGGCAGAGTAGGAATCTGGGGAATTTCTTACCCGGGATTTTATGCGGCGATGAGTCTCATCGATTCGCATCCGGCTTTGAAAGCCGTGTCGCCTCAGGCTCCGATTGCGGATTGGTTCATAGGAGACGATATGCACCACAACGGCGCCTTTTCGCTTTCGATGTCGTTCAATTTCTTTAAGACTTTCGACCAGCCGAGAGATTCTCTTACCACTACATGGAAAACAATCGAGCCGTACGATTCGCCCGATATGTATACGTTTTTCCTCAATTTGGGACCGCTGAAAAATATTAACGAAAAATTTTTTCACGGCTCTTTGCCTTTCTGGAATCAAATTATGGAACACGGCGCATATGACGAATTCTGGAAAACGCGCAATATTTTGCCTCATTTTAAGAATACAAAACCGGCGGTTTTGATTGTGGGAGGTTGGTACGATTCGGAAGACCTATACGGTCCTTTGAATATTTATAGGTCTATCGAAGAAAAAAATCCTTCCAACGATTGCCGCCTGATTATGGGTCCCTGGAGCCACGGCGGGTGGGCTCGTTCGGACGGAAATTCATTCGGCGATTTTCTGTTTCCCGACAGCACGAGCAAATTTTATAACGACTCGATTATCTTTCCGTTCTTTAATTATTATTTGAAAGATAAAGGTCGTTTGGAATTACCTGAAGTACTGACATACAGAACCGGCAGCGACAAATGGATCGGCTATAAAAAGTTTCCGCCTGACGAGTCCCGATTATCAAGTCTTTATCTTGGTAATAACGGAAGTCTCTTATGGGAAAAGCCGACGGAAGATGTTTTGCTCTACGATGAATTTGTAAGCGACCCTTTTAATCCGGTTCCTTATACTTCCAAATTTTACGATTCGCGCAGAATGTATAACAGAACTTATATGAGCGAGGACCAACGCTTCGCCGACGCGCGCCCCGACGTGCTGACTTATTCGACCGAGCCCCTTGACGAAGATTATACTATTTCCGGTCCGATCGACGTCGACATTTATGTATCAACAAGCGGCACGGACGCTGACTGGGTCGTAAAAATAATCGACGTATATCCGTACGACGAAGAAGACGGGCGTGATTCCGAAATCGAATACGGGGGTTACCAGCGGCTGATCCGTTATGAAATAATGAGAGGAAAATTCAGAAACAGTTACGAAAAGCCCGAACCGTTCGTCCCTAATAAAATAACAAACGTCGGATTTCGACTGAACGATATCGACCATACATTCCGAAAAGGTCACAGGATAATGATTCAAATTCAGAGCAGTTTCTTCCCCTTCTTCGACAGGAATCCGCAGAAATTCGTGGATATCTATAATGCAACCGAAGACGATTTTCAAAAAGCGGTTCACAGAGTTTATTTCGGCAAAAAATATCCGTCGCACATTAAATTTCACACAATAAAATAG